The following is a genomic window from candidate division KSB1 bacterium.
ATGAAACGCAAGAGTGTGATCGTGGGAATCGTGGCCAGTCTCGTCGCCGGACTGTCCGCTGCAACCGCGCAAGAGGAAGTGTTTCAACGAGGCGTTGAATTGGGAATTGGCTCGCGCGCGCTGGGCATGGGCGGCGCTTACATCGGCATCGCCGATGATTACAGCGCCAGCTTTTGGAACCCAGCCGGCCTGACGCAGATTCGTCGGCTGGAAGGCTTCGGCACGCTGACTTACACACAGCGCAAGAACGACGCCTCGTTTGATGAACTGAGCAGCCTCGATGAGCTGTCCTCGACGCGCGTCAATAGCATCGGTTTGGCGTATCCGGTGCCGACCTATCAAGGCAGTTTGGTTTTTTCGCTCGGTTATCATCGCGTCAAGCCGTTTGACTCGAGCCTGCAATTCGGCTGGCAGAACAACACGCCGGGCGATTCGGTGCGGCAAGATTGGAGCGAGATCGAAGAAGGCAGCCTGAACAACTGGGCCTTTGCCGGCGCCATCGAGTTGGCGCCGAATTTCTCGCTCGGCGCGGCGTTCAATGTTTGGAGCGGCACCGACGATTATCAATTCAGCTTTATCGAAAGCGACGCGCCGTTCGATCTCTACACCTTCAACAAATTCCGCAAAGACAACACCGTCACCTCGACGTTCACCGGCTACAATCTCAAAGTCGGCGGCATGTACCGGCCGATTTCGAATTTCCGGCTGGGCTTCACCATCGCCACGCCGGTTACGTACAAGGTGAAAGACGCCTGGCGCGACAGTGAGCGAACAACATTTGACAACGGCCAGATCGAGGAAGCCGTGGATCGCGGCAACATCAACTACAAGATCCGTTCGCCGTTCACCTTCGGCGCCGGCGCCTCGTTGAACGTCGCCAATTTGCTCTTGGCCGCCAGCGTTGAGAACACTGATTGGTCACAGGCGCGCTATGTCACCGACCCGCCGTTCGCCGATGTTTCAAAAATCGAGGCCAACGAGGCGTTGGCGCG
Proteins encoded in this region:
- a CDS encoding outer membrane protein transport protein, coding for MKRKSVIVGIVASLVAGLSAATAQEEVFQRGVELGIGSRALGMGGAYIGIADDYSASFWNPAGLTQIRRLEGFGTLTYTQRKNDASFDELSSLDELSSTRVNSIGLAYPVPTYQGSLVFSLGYHRVKPFDSSLQFGWQNNTPGDSVRQDWSEIEEGSLNNWAFAGAIELAPNFSLGAAFNVWSGTDDYQFSFIESDAPFDLYTFNKFRKDNTVTSTFTGYNLKVGGMYRPISNFRLGFTIATPVTYKVKDAWRDSERTTFDNGQIEEAVDRGNINYKIRSPFTFGAGASLNVANLLLAASVENTDWSQARYVTDPPFADVSKIEANEALARKYRNTTRYHLGAEFTFPLIDLQVRGGYFYDPTPLGEDYFEGGRIPKDANREFFTAGVGIFLDKQVRLDVGVITGRWTDYKDPLTDFADDRDDDLPISEKITFNKLFAALAFRF